The genomic stretch TGTGTACATAtagaatattttaaattattaaataacagaAATATCTTGTTGGAAGCAGCTAGCAGAGAACATTCTGGAACGTTGATGaactgattttttatttatttaaatgtatgagttGGTCAGTAAATTCTTTTAAAGAATATACGAAAGTTGGAAGTATGATAAACAAGACAAGACTAACATTCCATAATGGTTGAACTTTAGTTAGCTTTaacttttttttcacttttaatttggtttatttttaattaattttggaaaAATCATAGCAGTGCAATTAATTTAAGGAACGCCAATATTATGTAATATTGGAACGAACATCAATGGGTAACATCAACAAGATCATTGGATTTGAGTTTTGTCATGACCTAATTTGCACACATTAGTGCTTATGTGTGAGGCCCTTTTACTTGATGGAGATAAGCCAAAAAGTGGAACAGTAGCATTTACAAATATAAATATCGAACTAATGATTTGGTAACCGGCAAAAGTCATTAATTAGgtcatttcttttctttatttttcctcTCTCAGAACAAAACCTAAATATTTTAGGTCATTTCATTCGATTTAAATCTGGATAAATCATTTATACTATATAATTCACTGGAGTTTACTACAAAATAGATAATAGCAACTTGGAACAAACAAATTCAAAGTACTGTCAAATTTTCCTCATTTTTGACATATGATTTGTTTGAAGACTTACATTATAGATATAGTAGGAATTAAGAAgcaatatggagtatttattgaAGAAACACGCATAGTGCTCTTCCAGAGATTAGGGTATTTATTCATGACATCAAGCTTGCTAGAGGACAAgcaaaaaattatatatttgaataagAGCGTGTGGAGAGAGAAGATATGGATGATTTAGGCCATTTGCATGGCTTTTCCTAAGCTCACGTTAAAGTTATTACTgatgaaaattgattaaaatccaaaataatATTGGTAAGAAACTAAGGTGCATGACCTACCAAAAGGGTCTCATTCCCAttttgattatttaaattaataaacgTTATATATTTAAATCAACTTGTTAAAATTAATCTAGATACAAacatgataaaaaaatttaatataaatcatTAATTGGAAGCCCTCAAAAAATCAGACAAGGGACGTATCTCTGGCAGAAGAATAAGACATATATAGTAGttgataattaataaataattatcggGAGTGGGGCCTATGCTTGGGAGTATTTCAGTCATGTGTCCGAACCTCTAAATttcttacatatatatatatgtgtaatgTGTGCACGTAAGAGGAGCATCTAATCACAAGTAGGCAGGCTGTGAAAATCTTGATTGTGAAAGCTGAGTCCTCCATAGTAGAGCTAGGTACAAAAATGGAGGGCAACACTAACAAGGAAAGAGGAGGAGTAGAATGGAGAATCAACATGGGAGATGGGACATCGAGAGTTCTAGAAGCTGAGAGCAGGTTCGGATTGCAGAGGTTCGTGTCCAAGGTGGGCGGCTTCTTTCAACGAGCATGGAGGTTAGGAGTAAACGAGCCAAAGAAATTGATACATTGTGTTAAGGTGGGGTTGGCTCTCTCTCTGGTTTCACTCTTCTATTACATGAGGCCCTTGTATGATGGAGTTGGTGGCAATGCTATGTGGGCTGTCATGACTGTCGTCGTTGTCTTTGAGTATACCGTTGGTACGTTCTCAATCAATTACATTCACCATCTCATTCCCATGCCTCCCTAGCCTCTCTATCTTATAAATTAAGATGTATATATGCAGGGGCTACTCTATGTAAATGTGTGAATAGGGCAACTGGGACTTTCTTGGCTGGAGCATTGGGTGTTGGTGTTCATTGGGTTGCTAGCCAATCTGGAGAAAGGTTTGAGCCCATCATTCTTCAACTCTCAGTCTTTCTTCTAGgtaacttttttctttcttttttctaacaaaaaaaaatactaataatattggAACATACTTATCTAACATGGAAGCATATGTACAGCTACTGCCGCCACATTCTCGCGTTTCATTCCATCCATAAAAGCTCGATTCGACTATGGGGCGATGATCTTCATCCTCACCTTCAGCCTCATATCGGTGTCTGGCTACCGTGTAGAGAAGCTCTTTGAAATGGCTCATCACAGACTCTCCACCATTGCCATAGGCACCTCCATCTGCATCATTACAACCATTGTTTTTTGCCCTGTTTGGGCCGGGACCGAGCTCCATAACCTCATCAGGAACAACATGGACAAGCTGTCTGATTCCTTAGATGGtactaaacacaatcacaatatgcaacaaaaaaaatagtaataaaagtAAAAGAGGGAACTGATGAGTTTTTTGTGCTCTCAACTCAGGATGTGTGGCAGACTATTTCAGTACTAACAGTGAAACTTCAGACAAAACATGGCAAGGCTACAAATGCGCCCTTAATTCTAAGGCCACCGAAGAATCATTGGTTCGTCTCCTTCTCCGCTTGATAATTTTCAAGAACAGCACAATCAAGAGGACAAGCTTACAAAACTTGGTTCGTTTCTGCAGGCGAATTTCGCTAGATGGGAGCCGGCACATGACAAGTTCAACTTCGGACATCCATGGTTGGAGTATGTCAAGGTTGGAGCCTCACTCAGAAGCTGCGCTTACTGCATCGAGGCGCTTAACGGGAGCATGAACTCGGAGGCTAAGGTGAATTTGAATGTGACAGCATGATTTAGTACTACTAGTTTGTTTAGTTTTGCCAGCACAGGAATGTGATGTTTGGTGTTGTAACTAATCTAAACAGGTTCCTGATGGCCTCAAGCAGCATTTCGGCAACTTCTGTGTGAGACTTAGCAATGCATCCTCAGGTGTGATGAGAGAAGTTGCTGTGGTGATGAGCAGCATGAAGAAACCAACAAGAATAGATTTCATGGCGGAGGAGATGAGGAATGCGGTTGAAGAGCTCGAGAACGCCTTGAAATCACTGTCGAAGCAGCCCATCCTGGCGGCTGAGGGTGTGACTCTAGTAGAAGTGGCTCCATTAGTGACAGTTTCGTCGCTGCTGATAGAGATTGCGGCAAGAACAGAAAAGCTTGCAGGGGCAGTGAATGGAGTGGCGGAGAAGGCTGAATTTGAGGTTGAGACTGCAGAGGAAGCCAAGAAAGGGCAGAGCTTGAAAGGAGGGGACTAGGTTGATgatgaaggaagaagaagacaagGCGATGAAGACCCTTCAGAAGGTCTGAGTTTGTGAGAAAACAACCAAATTATGCTTTCTTTTAGTGAAGTTGGTTGCTTATAGGCGATGGCTATGTACAGAGCACACAAGTTGTTCAACAAAATTTGGTTATATTTTTGTTCAGGAcagaggaaaaaaaaggaaacttattttaaaaatatcatctttACATTCTGCAGTTCAAGAAATTTATGTCCCATTTCCATATTTGCAAGAAGTAAGCAAGAGAGGAGAGGAAAGATGATCATGACAACAAACATAAATAACCAATCCATCAACAGTATGGAAAGTGTAATCAATGTCAAAGATAATGTCTAATTACTATCTGGGGATTGTTCGGTTTACAAGATTATATCACGAGATTAGATATATAGCGTGTTTGATactttggttcatgagattcaatcacacaactcaatcctaaataGATAACATGAGATACTTAGTCATAACTAACTCCCTtgcaactaaaataatcccaaaaTTCAATCCTCTTATCTTGATACTATTTATTTTGGAAACCGAATACTAGCTGATTATATATACCCTTCCAAACTCCTATTTTTtaggtaaaataaaatagtatcgTGGGCTTGACAATGTAACATTTGGGCTTCGTTTGGACAGATATTTTAATTACATTGGGCCATGGAGACAGATAAATCATCAAGTGGGTCAACAaaattttttaatcataaatttgaatgcaaaaaaaaattagaaattgatAAACTCGTATAAGGCCGTCTCCTCCGCCTCACCATTGCATGTTCCGCCCATATTTCCGCCATCAGATTCATATAAATAATCTCCATCAAATCAAAGCTTACTTTTCTCCTCATTCCTCTTTCACCATTGATTCTTTAAAAATGGTTATTCCCCCCTTTCTTTGGCACAATTACTGAGAAACGAAAAATCAGCGACATCGATCCCAATCACGATCCGCAGCAATGCTACAGCAGATTCATCGTTTTTGCCAAATGGAATCAGCTGGCGCCCCCATACGTTACTTAACTCCGTCGCCCTACCGCGAGGGCTCATTCCGATTTCTTTAGCGTCACCATCCCACGCCTCTCGATTCAATTCATCCGCATTTCTTAACTCTCCATGCCGATAAGAAATGTCGATCCCGATTCGCGGGCGCTCCATCGCCCGTAATCTCCTGCTGCATTGTTTCACGCGATCGGATCATTTTAAATTCTGCATTATCTCCATTTTATTGATAATTACTGTTTCTTCTGAATATTCTTATTGGTGGTTGTTGGTATCGGCGACCCTGCTGAGTGTTGATCACAGGAATGGGCTCAGGTACGGGCTTGCGAACGGGCTCTGGATTGGGATCTCCGCGCCCAATCCACACCGGAACTGGGAATGTGGAAACCCTAGGTATTTCTCCCTCACTGAGTTCTGCCCGTCTCACCGAGGCTGCTTACCGAGAGTCCGATTTCGTTGAGAGATGCACCAAGAGTCGATATGCTCGGGTAAATTTTGATCCAAGCAGCTCTGCGTATTTTCGGCAAAACTCCATTTTTATGCAATTACAATGGATTGGAATCTAAGTCACCCTATACTCTTTAAATATGAATGTATACTGTCACCGATTAAGCTGTAGTTATGTGAAAAGTTGCTGTTTTAGGAAGTTGTAGGATGCTTGTATCAACCACTTACATCATGAAACTCAAGTTTGTTTCATTAGTGTTTGAATGTATTGGTACATTAGCCTAGTTGTTGGTGGTGGTCTTTTATATGGCTTTGACAGCTTGCGTTTGTATTTCTGCAGTATGATGAAGTTTTAGGCAAGGGTGCATTCAAGACTGTGTACGTGTtgaaatatttcaattttgtcTTCTAGATTTTGTAGTCAGTTTATGACTTGAAGGAAGTGCGAATTAAGAAACGTTGCTGTGTATTTGTGTAGATACAAGGCTTTTGACCAACTTGATGGAATAGAAGTAGCTTGGAACCGAGTGAAAATAACTGACATGCTGCAGTCACCTGAAGATATGGAAAAATTGTACTCTGAGGTTCATCTTCTTCGGAACATGAAACATGTCAACATTATAAAGTTATATGATGCGTGGATTGATGACAAGAAGAAGACTATTAACATGATCACTGAGCTCTTCACATCTGGGAGCCTGAGGCAGTGAGTTTGTTTATATTTCTCTTTCTTGTTTCTGAAGAGATTATGAGTGATTTATGCCAACAACTCGGATTTTTATGATCAGATACCGGAAGAGGCACAGAAGTGTTAACATGAAGGCTATCAAGAATTGGGCAAGGCAGATTCTCCGAGGCCTAGACTACCTTCACAGCCAAAACCCACCTGTTATTCATAGGGATTTGAAATGTGACAATATATTTGTCAATGGAAACCAAGGAGAAGTTAAGATAGGAGATCTTGGTCTGGCAACCATCATGCAACAGCCAACAGCTAAAAGTGTAATTGGTTCGTACAGCTTTCTGAATTCGCAGACAGGAATTATTCCTTAGAAGAGTGCTCAAATAGTTGACTGTTTTGGCAGGAACACCGGAGTTTATGGCTCCAGAGCTGTATGAAGAAGAATATAACGAACTAGTCGACATATATTCCTTTGGAATGTGCTTGTTGGAAATGGTCAGTATGGAGTATCCTTACTCGGAGTGTAGAAATCCAGCTCAAATATATAAGAAGGTCACATCTGTAAGCTCTCTTGCCTTCACTTTGACTCTTTTCCTGATGTTATGTGCTGTCGTTCTATAGCATTGCATTTTGTAGGGCATCTTACCTGCTGCTCTTGGAAGAGTTGCGTCTCCAGAGGTGAAAGAATTTATCCAAAGATGCCTGGTTCCGGCTCCTCAGAGGTTGTCTGCTAAGGAACTGCTCAAAGATCCATTCCTTCAAGTTGAGCTATCTGGAGAACCCATTCGTTATTCTTTGACTGTACCTGATATGATCCCCAGATCTGTCACTTCTTTGAACTACGGACCTCAAGTTATGGATATAGACCCTGAATATAACCAGTTTGTGTCTGCAGAGTACAATTTCGGGACTCCTCCTAACTCTGTGGTGGAATTTAAACGGACTCATCATAACAATGAGTTCAGATTGAGGGGAAACAAGATCAATGAAAACTCAATCTCACTTACCTTGCGAATTGCTGATAAGGGAGGTAAGCAGTGAGTTTGATTGTTCAGTCGTTGGCCGTAGGAAAGTAGCATCATCTCTTTCTTGCTCAATTTGCAGGCCGAGTCAGAAACATACACTTCCAGTTCTACCTTGACGCCGACACTGCCCTTGCTGTTGCAGCTGAAATGGTTGAGCAGCTAGATTTAGCCGATCATGATGTAGCTTTCATTGCTGAGTTCATTGATTACTTGATATCGAGGATCTTGCCGGACTGGAAACCTTCTTCAGATTACTCTGCCAGCCGTGATAAATTTGGTAGTGGCCTAACCTTTGTGTCAGACTTATGGGAGGGTGAACCAATGAGCAAGCAAGGAAATTCCTCCTACTTTCAGATTGATCGTCAGAATTTTTTCCCAGCCCCCAATTCGCACAAACAGGCAAATTCAGTGTCCAGCAATCATggtttgttatttttttaaaaatgttttttagGCACGTCGAGAGTCGGCAATCGTGGTTTGTTCACATCTCCCTCCATATGTTACAATTACAGGAGGAAGCAAATTATCAATGGGGTCAGCAAATTCTGGGACCATTGGAGACTATTCCTCATTGAAGAATCAAACGCCAAAGGGATCTTTTGGGTCAGCCTCTGACATGGAGTTCAGAGATCACCACTCTGGCGAGAGTCGAATTAACGGGATGGGAATTGGGTGGCCATCGATGGACCGTTTGACAGAAAACTCAGACTCCAGTTACCCTGATCAGAAAGTTTCCAAAACCGGGAGCTTTACGAGCTGTTATTCGACACTGAATTTGATCGAGAGAGACTCTGATTTTGATCTCAAGTCAGAACTCGATACAATCGAGGCACAGTATCAGCACTGGCTTCAAGAACTCCCTAGGATGAAGCGAGAAGCAATAGAGGCCGCCAAGAGTCGATGGATGGTGAAAAAGAAAGATGTTCATTGATAGAGCTTGCTTCAACTCCAACAAAAATAACAagtttgttttcttgttttgaTTCCGTATTGGGTCGTCGTCATGTGTATTTCGAAACATCCTTGATTGGATGTGGCCTGCTTCCTTGTGCGGATTTTTTACCCCTTCGACCCCTCTAGTTTTTCAAAGAGGGGTGAAGACTGATTATACAAGTTTTTATTTTGAACCTGTATAAAGATGTTTCATAGTTTTTTCTTTGCCTTGTGTTAATTTTGTAGTAGAAAGGTCAAATTCAGGTTTGATCTTATTGGTTGTGTACCAtgtaaattgtaaattaatGTGAAGAAAGATAAATTCATGAACTGCTAATCTTGAGGTGAGGAAAAATGGCATGAGCACTTGTTTGTACATATCTCGCAAGAACCTGAATCCACCAGAATAGCCGAAATATAAAAAAGCTCATAAGCGATTTGAAGGGTATAAAAGCATGAAGAACTACTAGCCCTCTCTCCAAGTATATTCACACTTTCGGCATTCATAGAAGATTGTCATGGGTTCATCTGCTGACCTAGTCTGCACTTGAATAAAACCAGCTTTATCATGACCGCACGTGGGGCAGCTCTCTGCAAGACAAGAACAGATCGGGAGTGTTTGTTATAAATGTCTGGATTGTCAAGAGAGAGTGGCATAAGTATCACCTCAACAAGGAATGTCAAAAGTATATCCATGATTTTGGACCATAGGAGTTGCAAGATATTCatagaagaatcaagaaaaataCACCTATAGTAAGGATTGCATAACCACTGGGTGATTTCATTGCAAGTGTGTCACCAAGAGACACATGTTTCAGCAAGTGCAACATGAGACATGGATTTGCCAATTATAACCAAAGTTTTTAGAAGGAGCAGAGTAAAATGAAATAAACCTTTAGTTTCTTGAAAGTTCCTCCGGTCTTCTTTAGTAAAAATAGGATCTATTGTCTTCTTAACCAAGCGCACGTGTCTCTTTATCTTAACCTGTTAAAGAATATGTTTTATGCATACATATCAACAGCTGTAAGTACtgacatgtgtgtgtgtgtagaaCCACATTGACTTATTCAAGATCTCTAGTCACCTGGCTCTCTATGTTGCATACATAAGGGCATGTTGGACAGGTAAATCGGGCAGGGTGCCCCATCTGTGGCAACTCATAGAGTAGCATATTCCCACAAGTTGGGCAGAACTCCATTTAAGCTTCAGCTCAAACTACCTGCTGCATTGTATCAAAAGATCCATTAGAAAAAGGCGAAATGTGATCAATACCAAAAAGCCTACTTTACAATAGATTTGCTGCCGGATATCTTGTATCGATGGATAAAGATTGTTGCCAGAATCTGAACTGTTATCGACAGATGATTAACTCAACGTAAAGGATAGCATTTATTAACTCAAAATACATCACTGAAACAAAATGATCCAGAATCCAACCCCCTATTACAACAAATTCATATGCTTTGTCGCAAATGTGCAATAACCATCGATCAATTTGCAGACACGCATATAAAAGCTTTAGACAAAGCACTGAAAGCCAATGTACGAAACTCAAACATAATTTTGTGGAAATCGGTGGAGAATGACAGATCAATCGAAGTTGTAGTCAAATGGATTTCATTGATAGCATTCACAAAATAAGCAGACAATCAGGCTAGAAATAGAATGTGTAACAGAAAATTCAAACATTAAAATGTCCATCAATAAACACATCGAAATCTAATAATTGGTTACACAGGGTGACAGGGGAAGAGACAATGAGTTTATTCAAGAACTCTAGTCACCTGGCATTCACAAAATAAGCAGACAATCAGGCTAGAAATATAATGtgtaaaagaaaattcaaacatTAAAATGTCCATCAATAAACACATCGAAATCTAATCATTGGTTACACAGGGTGACAGGGGAAGAGACAATGAGCCTTGTGCTCAGAAATCCCAATTCATGATTTCATGTCAGTTTTTCATGTCGAACAGGTGATCACATCGATAAAGTTATCAAAACTTAGGTGAACCGGACGTCTGCTGCCATCATCGTATCTGGAAAGGAAGACTTGCATATCCAAGACTATATAGGAGGGCATCCCTCGATTCAGTGTATCAATTTTCCATTCCAATCCGGATAAAAAATTACCCCCAATTCCAAGTCATAAATTTTACCATCAAAATTGAGCATCACATAAAGGCAGTTGCTATGAAATACCCCCAATTCAAGTCACAAATTCTCGCCCGATGCAGTTTTCTCCTACTTTAATCTTTCAATTCTATGTTAGAAtacaaagaaattaaaaaaaatatgtctTACCAATTAATAACCTTTGTTGTGAAGCTTCAAGCTTCTAAACATATCAGGATGGAGAGAAGGAGGAGACGGAGGCGGGCTGTGGCTGGATGAAGCGTGAACGGCGAAGGAAACCGGCGAGGAGTAAGGGAGTATATGTGTGTTTGGGAAATATGGATTAAGAATTAACTAGGGCTTTGATTAAACATTCCTAACATTTCtctttcaaatttaaaataagaacaaaaataatttatacatttatataatatctttaattttaaattcaattgaattaaattataaattattttcgttATTAATAATGTTATTCTATTGCAATAAAGAGGAAACGATATGAATAATTTATGTTTCAAAgtaattatacaatatttaacaaaacaattttttaaaatatgttgatatttaatttataattttattatttttctaaattattGAAGAATGATTAGtaagtaatttaatttaaattaaattaattaatatttagaaATTGATTTTCAACGTAAAATCTCAGAAACGTTCAATTATGCATTGTATGATGTTTAGTAGAACTACTAATGAAGTAGAGATGTTATGATCCGCTGGTGCTACATGcatatttctaaattttagagaaaaaaatattgttgTAACAACGagatatataaaattttattccaACTAACAAAATTTACATATACAATATTGATCTTACCAACTACACATTACAAAAGAATTTTAGTATACAAACAAGAAAGATCTGTCTTTACCAATGGCCAATCAGCagtgattttgtttttgagATAAACAGCAGTGGCCTTGAGTAACATAATCCCACTTAGAAAGGTGATTACCATCTAAACTTACATAAAAAAGAATGCTTTGATCAATAATGAGCTACTTACTATTCAGAAGTAAGAAGACTGATCATGGAGCACATTCAATTGAGCAAGTATTCTTGCTGCTAAAGATCTCAGCCTGCTTCCCCTTTGAGTCAAATCCACCAACGGCATATGAGCTGCATCTCCGTATTTCTGCTTATATTCAACTAATCGAAAAATCCTCTCCAAACAATTCATCACTTTCTCCTGCAGGCTAGCACAAGGGCTGCTGATCAGTCTGATCATAGCAGGGATTGCGTTGGCCTCGTCTAGCACCTTGCAACCGCTTTGCAGCAATTCGTTGTCGATTAGTGTCAGGAGGGCGTCTAGAGCTGCCTCACAGACTCCAGCATCTTCACTTCTGAGGGCACGGCTAAGTGGCTCGACTGCGCTAGCTTCTACTAGGCAAAATGAAGACTCAATCATACAAAGCCCATGGTGAACGGGGCAAGCTGCCTCAGGCAATGCAGAGAAGCACCAAAGGCTTTGGCGCCTTGAGATCTGTCTGGTTAGCCTCCGTGAGCTCTGTGAGAGATGACCGAGAGAAGTGGCTGCTCGTTTTACTGTCAAGCTGGTTCCCACCTCTAGCAACCGTACCAACGAGGGGATGGCTCCTGCTTCTGCTACTTTCTTTTGTAACTCCAGACTTTTTGGAGTGGTTAAACGGCATATAGCTCCCACTGCGTTCTCTAGAAGCTGAGGTTTTTGGTGTGCGCTGTTTCTATCATCGGAAAGAAAACCAAATATTGTTTGGAGATTGCGTGATTCCAGCAGCCACTCGGAGATTTGAGTGGATTCTGGGAGGCTAGCAATTGTGCCTAGTGCAGAGGCAGTCTCATCCTGGTTGTTTGAAGTATTGAGAATCTTGAGCAGTGATTCGATTGAATTTTGTGTCACATGCTCCAAAATTGTGTCTCCTTCAGCATCTTCGATCAAGCAGTCCAATAGCTTCACAGCATTTGCACGTAATGATATGGCATCATCGACCTCACATAGTCGAAATAAGGTTTGCACAGCTGAGCACTGCCAAGGAAATTTAATCAGGCAAAACTCATAATCAATCTTAATTATTATGAAGTTGAAATTGTCAAAATTTCCATAATGAGTAGAGATGTTTATCACTGTTTATcatcataattaaataagaaagaaGATCTCTAAAGCATTTCTGGGATTTTAGGTGGCCTCAACTACTTCCAAAAAAGGAACAAAATAAAAGTGGCTTTAGCTTTATCTAAAGCGTTACTCACGCATTCTAAACTAAACTGCAGTACAGatacaaaaaatattagtataataaaTTTGACTGCTTTAAAGCACTGGATTTGAGTAAAAACGCCACAACATCACTTGAATACAGGCCTGTTCTTATATTCTGACATGATAAACGTCATAAGATAGTGTCAAAATAATGGATCGGTTAAGACATGGaagaatttatatatatacttgATGCATTTTGACAATCCTGATGATAGAGTTAGCAACACATCATATCACTATGTAAAAAGTCCTATGATCTGTCATTTTACTTAAAGCAGATATTTCAAACATGCAGCCATCTATAAATTGTACGAACGAACTCCCAATCCAGAATACTATGTCAAACAGAAAGGATATcctattataatttattatccATGCTCCTCTAAACATTATAAGGAGACCCAGAATAGTCTAAGGACTAAACGGTTtccaatattaaaaaattagaagTTACCCTGTAGTAATGTTTTTACCTCTCTCAGTTTTGACTTGACAGTATCAGCAGATGGAGATCGACAAATTGCATGAAATGCCCGGAAAATCTCTTGCTGCAGAGCAGGGACTGTCATAGTACTGAAGGAAAAGAGTTCGGAAATATCATCACCAGTTTCCAACATCAAAACTGGTTCTGAATCAGAATCTTCTTTAGTTATGGTTGACTGAGCAAGATTCACAATAGTAGCTGCGACTAGCTCACGCAACCTCTGCAATGATGTCTGGCGGTAGAGGATGTCCAGGAACGGACGCACTGCACCTTTCTTTATTATCTCCTGCCCATTCTTTTGTAAGCTTGAAATATTGAGGAGGGCTTGAACTGCTACTATCTTCATTTCAACATCATCATGGGGAACTAAGTCAAGTAGCAAATCCAGTACACCGCATTCAACGAGGGATGCTTTTTTATGATCAGTCAATTCCATCTCCCCCAATGTTTTTGCCATTCTCATCTTAACCTGATCAGATCCTGTTAAGAACTCCCGCAGGTTATTTCAGAGAATAATATCTAACGTATTGAAAAATCAAAGCTAGAAAAGGACAAAGAAACACACCTGAAGAAAGACGTTCCAAAAGATATGTAAAATAGTTATTCTTCGCCATGAGGATAACATTGTCATCCGAGTACGAAAGGTTGTCCAAAACATTCCTCGCATCTCTGGCGGCTTGAAGGTCAGTATTGCTCAACATTGTTACCAGAAGAA from Salvia splendens isolate huo1 chromosome 4, SspV2, whole genome shotgun sequence encodes the following:
- the LOC121800196 gene encoding LOW QUALITY PROTEIN: aluminum-activated malate transporter 10 (The sequence of the model RefSeq protein was modified relative to this genomic sequence to represent the inferred CDS: deleted 1 base in 1 codon); translation: MEGNTNKERGGVEWRINMGDGTSRVLEAESRFGLQRFVSKVGGFFQRAWRLGVNEPKKLIHCVKVGLALSLVSLFYYMRPLYDGVGGNAMWAVMTVVVVFEYTVGATLCKCVNRATGTFLAGALGVGVHWVASQSGERFEPIILQLSVFLLATAATFSRFIPSIKARFDYGAMIFILTFSLISVSGYRVEKLFEMAHHRLSTIAIGTSICIITTIVFCPVWAGTELHNLIRNNMDKLSDSLDGCVADYFSTNSETSDKTWQGYKCALNSKATEESLANFARWEPAHDKFNFGHPWLEYVKVGASLRSCAYCIEALNGSMNSEAKVPDGLKQHFGNFCVRLSNASSGVMREVAVVMSSMKKPTRIDFMAEEMRNAVEELENALKSLSKQPILAAEGVTLVEVAPLVTVSSLLIEIAARTEKLAGAVNGVAEKAEFEVETAEEAKKGQSLKEGTRLMMKEEEDKAMKTLQKV
- the LOC121798848 gene encoding DNA-directed RNA polymerase III subunit RPC10-like, producing MEFCPTCGNMLLYELPQMGHPARFTCPTCPYVCNIESQVKIKRHVRLVKKTIDPIFTKEDRRNFQETKESCPTCGHDKAGFIQVQTRSADEPMTIFYECRKCEYTWREG
- the LOC121798849 gene encoding U-box domain-containing protein 43-like yields the protein MVMDVAINSAGPLMDAASHIIEAIIGIVVASENVLVGKRSFIKLSSYLDGLVPLLKELNRGHIASSEGIENFIEILNHQVREGNKLIMECTERNRFYLLVNSRSIAKQIEAITKEIVRAINCIPFASLNMSLQMRDDFEQLITNMQNAEFRAAMAEEDILEKIESGIQERNVDRSYANDLLVSIAKAVGVSTDRSALKKEFDDFKSEIDNLSSMKDKAEAIQMDQIIALLERADVASSLDDKERKYLYKRKSLGVQPLEPLMSFICPITTEVMIDPVETPSGHTFERSAIERWLSEADEPSCPITSNPLEISMLRPNKTLRQSIEEWRERNNMIMVASLKSRLSSDSEEELIDCLGQVKDLCEQREIHKEWLILENYIPTLVKLLSVKNREIRNKALCVLCLLVKDNDDAKERIATVESSIEHIVRFLGRRIGEGKLAVTLLLELSKCEAVRDSIGKVQGCILLLVTMLSNTDLQAARDARNVLDNLSYSDDNVILMAKNNYFTYLLERLSSGSDQVKMRMAKTLGEMELTDHKKASLVECGVLDLLLDLVPHDDVEMKIVAVQALLNISSLQKNGQEIIKKGAVRPFLDILYRQTSLQRLRELVAATIVNLAQSTITKEDSDSEPVLMLETGDDISELFSFSTMTVPALQQEIFRAFHAICRSPSADTVKSKLRECSAVQTLFRLCEVDDAISLRANAVKLLDCLIEDAEGDTILEHVTQNSIESLLKILNTSNNQDETASALGTIASLPESTQISEWLLESRNLQTIFGFLSDDRNSAHQKPQLLENAVGAICRLTTPKSLELQKKVAEAGAIPSLVRLLEVGTSLTVKRAATSLGHLSQSSRRLTRQISRRQSLWCFSALPEAACPVHHGLCMIESSFCLVEASAVEPLSRALRSEDAGVCEAALDALLTLIDNELLQSGCKVLDEANAIPAMIRLISSPCASLQEKVMNCLERIFRLVEYKQKYGDAAHMPLVDLTQRGSRLRSLAARILAQLNVLHDQSSYF
- the LOC121798846 gene encoding serine/threonine-protein kinase WNK8-like; amino-acid sequence: MSIPIRGRSIARMGSGTGLRTGSGLGSPRPIHTGTGNVETLGISPSLSSARLTEAAYRESDFVERCTKSRYARYDEVLGKGAFKTVYKAFDQLDGIEVAWNRVKITDMLQSPEDMEKLYSEVHLLRNMKHVNIIKLYDAWIDDKKKTINMITELFTSGSLRQYRKRHRSVNMKAIKNWARQILRGLDYLHSQNPPVIHRDLKCDNIFVNGNQGEVKIGDLGLATIMQQPTAKSVIGTPEFMAPELYEEEYNELVDIYSFGMCLLEMVSMEYPYSECRNPAQIYKKVTSGILPAALGRVASPEVKEFIQRCLVPAPQRLSAKELLKDPFLQVELSGEPIRYSLTVPDMIPRSVTSLNYGPQVMDIDPEYNQFVSAEYNFGTPPNSVVEFKRTHHNNEFRLRGNKINENSISLTLRIADKGGRVRNIHFQFYLDADTALAVAAEMVEQLDLADHDVAFIAEFIDYLISRILPDWKPSSDYSASRDKFGSGLTFVSDLWEGEPMSKQGNSSYFQIDRQNFFPAPNSHKQANSVSSNHGGSKLSMGSANSGTIGDYSSLKNQTPKGSFGSASDMEFRDHHSGESRINGMGIGWPSMDRLTENSDSSYPDQKVSKTGSFTSCYSTLNLIERDSDFDLKSELDTIEAQYQHWLQELPRMKREAIEAAKSRWMVKKKDVH